A part of Saimiri boliviensis isolate mSaiBol1 chromosome 11, mSaiBol1.pri, whole genome shotgun sequence genomic DNA contains:
- the YIPF1 gene encoding protein YIPF1 isoform X2: MTCNLKLLAGQKKSSPFWTFEYYQTFFDVDTYQVFDRIKGSLLPIPGKNFVRLYIRSNPDLYGPFWICATLVFAIAISGNLSNFLIHLGEKTYHYVPEFRKVSIAATIIYAYAWLVPLALWGFLMWRNSKVMNIVSYSFLEIVCVYGYSLFIYIPTAILWIIPQKAVRWILVMIALGISGSVLAMTFWPAVREDNRRVALATIMTIVLLHVLLSVGCLAYFFDAPEMDHLPTTTAIPNQTVAAAKSS, encoded by the exons TTACTTGCTGGACAGAAGAAAAGCTCCCCCTTCTGGACATTTGAATACTACCAAACATTCTTTGATGTGGACACCTACCAG GTCTTTGACAGAATTAAAGGGTCTCTTTTGCCAATACCCGGAAAAAACTTTGTGAGGTTATACATCCGCAGCAATCCAGATCTCTATG GCCCCTTttggatatgtgccacattggTCTTTGCCATAGCAATTAGTGGGAATCTCTCCAACTTCTTGATCCATCTGGGAGAGAAGACGTACCATTATGTGCCTGAATTCCGAAAAG TGTCCATAGCAGCTACCATCATCTATGCCTATGCCTGGCTGGTTCCTCTTGCACTCTGGGGTTTCCTCATGTGGAGAAACAGCAAAGTTATGAACATCGTCTCCTATTCATTTCTGGAGATTGTGTGTGTCTATGGATATTCACTCTTCATTTATATCCCCACCGCA ATACTGTGGATTATCCCCCAGAAGGCTGTTCGTTGGATTCTAGTCATGATTGCCCTGGGCATCTCAGGATCTGTCTTGGCAATGACATTTTGGCCAGCTGTTCGTGAGGATAACCGACGTGTTGCATTGGCCACAATTATGACAATTGTGTTGCTTCATGTGCTGCTTTCTGTGGGCTGCTTG GCATACTTTTTTGATGCACCAGAGATGGACCATCTCCCAACAACTACAGCTATTCCAAACCAAACAGTTGCTGCAGCCAAGTCCAGCTAA